The following are from one region of the Actinoplanes sp. L3-i22 genome:
- a CDS encoding recombinase family protein, translating into MNESSAETRFAFYGRVSTEDNQDPTSSRGWQMTRASALIDPRGGRIVKEFFDVGQSRSLPWQRREQAQLLLAELRNPNRGFGDVVIGEPQRAFYGNQFGMTMPVFAHFQVQLWVPEIGGPIDPDNEAHELVMQVYGGMSKGERSRIKLRVRTAMAAQTELEGRYLGGRPPYGYQVVDLGPHPNPSKASVGRMLRGLVRDPNTAPVVEAIFDYFLRGYGIFAIAELLTGSGFPSPSAYDRARNKHRSGIAWSKQAVRTILTNPRYTGYQVWNKQRTDEVLLDVDDVALGHKSIMRWNPNDKWVFSRKPSHEAIVSREMFDEVHELLKSRARYSTPHQKHRTRHPYVFRGCVYCAACERRMQGQHSNSLVYYRCRFPKEYAIANRVDHPDNVYLREDVVTGPIDAWLASAFSATNLNHTVSALVDAQAPDVAEVGAGQVQRAIAACDAKLGQYRAALEAGSDPVLVTEWITETQTERSRLERQLADAAAPTRRMGIAEVRALVESLGDVGAVLRRASPEDKAQVYREMGLRLTYAPETKTVRADVDLSTHRRDLVRVRRGT; encoded by the coding sequence ATGAATGAATCCAGCGCTGAAACCAGGTTCGCTTTCTATGGCCGTGTCTCAACGGAGGACAACCAAGACCCCACGTCATCACGGGGATGGCAAATGACCCGGGCGAGCGCGCTTATCGATCCTCGCGGCGGCCGAATCGTGAAGGAGTTCTTCGACGTCGGGCAGAGCCGATCCTTGCCTTGGCAACGCCGCGAACAAGCGCAACTGCTGCTGGCTGAACTGCGGAACCCAAACCGTGGCTTCGGCGATGTGGTGATCGGTGAGCCCCAGCGAGCTTTTTATGGCAACCAGTTCGGCATGACCATGCCGGTTTTTGCGCACTTCCAGGTCCAGTTGTGGGTGCCGGAGATCGGCGGGCCCATCGACCCTGACAACGAGGCCCACGAACTGGTCATGCAGGTCTATGGCGGCATGAGCAAGGGGGAGCGCAGCCGCATCAAGCTTCGGGTGCGTACCGCAATGGCCGCACAGACAGAGTTGGAGGGTCGCTACCTCGGTGGTCGGCCGCCGTATGGTTACCAAGTAGTCGACCTTGGTCCTCACCCGAATCCAAGCAAGGCTTCTGTGGGACGCATGCTGCGCGGCCTAGTGCGTGACCCGAACACCGCACCGGTTGTCGAGGCCATCTTCGATTACTTTCTCCGAGGCTACGGGATTTTTGCGATCGCGGAACTCCTGACGGGTTCCGGGTTCCCTTCGCCGTCGGCATACGATCGAGCAAGAAACAAGCACCGGAGCGGTATCGCCTGGTCGAAGCAAGCGGTGCGGACCATTCTTACCAACCCTCGCTACACCGGATATCAGGTGTGGAACAAGCAACGTACAGATGAGGTCTTGCTCGATGTGGACGACGTGGCACTCGGACATAAGAGCATCATGCGCTGGAATCCGAACGATAAATGGGTTTTTTCCAGGAAGCCAAGTCACGAGGCCATAGTCTCCCGCGAAATGTTCGATGAAGTGCACGAGCTCCTCAAATCCAGGGCTCGATACAGCACTCCGCACCAAAAACATCGCACGCGACACCCGTACGTGTTTCGAGGCTGCGTCTATTGCGCGGCGTGCGAGCGCCGAATGCAGGGCCAGCACAGCAACAGTCTGGTGTACTACCGGTGCCGCTTTCCTAAAGAGTATGCAATCGCCAATCGAGTCGATCACCCGGACAACGTCTACCTCCGCGAAGACGTCGTGACCGGGCCGATCGACGCGTGGCTCGCTTCTGCCTTCTCGGCTACTAACTTGAATCACACCGTCAGCGCCCTCGTTGACGCCCAGGCGCCGGATGTCGCGGAGGTGGGCGCCGGTCAGGTTCAGCGGGCAATCGCGGCGTGTGATGCCAAGCTCGGGCAATATCGAGCTGCACTTGAAGCCGGCTCCGACCCTGTGCTTGTCACGGAGTGGATCACGGAGACGCAGACTGAACGTTCTCGCCTTGAGCGGCAGCTGGCGGATGCGGCCGCGCCGACGCGCCGTATGGGGATCGCTGAGGTCCGCGCGCTTGTCGAGTCACTCGGGGACGTCGGGGCCGTCTTGCGGCGGGCCAGCCCGGAGGATAAGGCTCAGGTCTATCGGGAGATGGGTCTGCGGTTGACCTATGCCCCGGAAACCAAAACGGTGCGTGCTGATGTCGATCTCAGCACACACCGTAGGGATTTGGTACGTGTCCGGAGGGGGACTTGA